In one window of uncultured Acetobacteroides sp. DNA:
- a CDS encoding DUF4956 domain-containing protein, with product MWELLVRFFFNFVVVQLVIHFFYYPKSRRRDYYFTFSLINVSVFMLIFLLGNIDLKIGFALGVFGIFSIVRYRTETVPIREMTYLFLIISISVINALSVQINWTVLLLANLLIVLVVALMESERWLSHTGCKLVKYDKIALITPYKREELIADLTERTGLPIIRVEVGHIDFLSDATMLKVYYRADSREPNSVDKLTKMPNGELL from the coding sequence ATGTGGGAGTTGCTGGTTCGTTTCTTCTTTAACTTCGTAGTGGTTCAGCTGGTAATTCACTTCTTTTACTACCCTAAGAGTAGAAGAAGAGATTACTACTTCACCTTTTCGCTGATAAACGTTAGCGTATTTATGCTGATATTCCTGCTGGGGAATATCGATCTAAAGATTGGCTTCGCCTTGGGGGTGTTTGGGATCTTTAGCATTGTTCGCTATAGAACAGAAACGGTTCCTATTCGCGAGATGACCTATCTTTTTCTTATCATCTCTATTTCGGTAATCAATGCTCTTTCCGTCCAAATTAACTGGACTGTGCTGTTGCTTGCCAATCTGCTAATCGTGCTCGTTGTTGCATTAATGGAAAGCGAACGCTGGCTAAGCCATACTGGCTGCAAGCTGGTAAAATACGATAAGATAGCACTGATTACTCCATATAAGCGCGAGGAGCTAATTGCTGACTTAACCGAACGTACAGGTCTTCCTATTATTCGTGTTGAAGTAGGTCATATCGACTTTTTGAGCGATGCTACCATGCTAAAGGTGTACTACCGAGCGGATAGCCGTGAGCCAAACTCGGTTGATAAGCTTACTAAAATGCCTAACGGAGAATTGCTATAA
- a CDS encoding DUF2490 domain-containing protein, whose amino-acid sequence MKQKRIVLLTMLALSPLLSLKAQQSGDWGSSLELTLSKKLYKGISLSLNEEYRTRENFGTTDRFSHTLGVDYQLCNYLKLGGAYNLINYNHPTKSWEIRHRYYFYAVGSYSLGGFTASLRERFQSTYREGVEETSKRANPKLYLRSRLQLEYNIMNTSLTPYTSVELFNSLNNPKGNSMDQIRFIGGVEYKLSKRNSFDVYYRYANKIDEDASVGSIVGVGFKHKF is encoded by the coding sequence ATGAAACAAAAGAGGATTGTACTGTTGACAATGCTAGCCTTGTCTCCTTTGTTATCGTTAAAGGCTCAGCAAAGCGGCGATTGGGGCAGCTCGTTGGAGTTGACACTTTCTAAGAAACTCTATAAGGGGATAAGCCTATCGTTAAATGAAGAGTACCGTACGCGCGAAAACTTTGGCACAACGGATAGATTTTCGCATACGCTAGGGGTAGACTACCAATTATGCAATTACCTGAAGTTGGGTGGAGCATATAATCTTATTAACTACAACCATCCAACTAAAAGTTGGGAAATCCGGCATCGATACTACTTTTATGCCGTAGGAAGTTACTCGCTTGGTGGATTCACCGCATCTTTAAGGGAACGGTTTCAAAGTACCTATCGCGAGGGAGTGGAGGAAACTTCTAAGCGAGCCAATCCTAAGTTGTACCTTCGTAGTCGCTTGCAGCTCGAGTACAACATAATGAATACTTCACTAACACCTTATACCTCTGTTGAACTATTTAACAGTCTGAATAATCCAAAGGGTAATTCAATGGACCAGATTAGGTTTATAGGTGGAGTGGAGTATAAACTAAGTAAGCGCAACTCCTTCGATGTATACTATCGATATGCCAATAAGATAGATGAAGATGCATCTGTTGGTAGTATTGTAGGTGTTGGATTTAAGCATAAGTTCTAG